A window of the Megalopta genalis isolate 19385.01 chromosome 2, iyMegGena1_principal, whole genome shotgun sequence genome harbors these coding sequences:
- the CycK gene encoding cyclin K, translating into MPCWYYEKKELRNTPSIQDGIDYETECRYRKEGARFIIDTGTKMDLGYNTMATGVVYFHRFYMFHSFKNFPRYVTACCCLFLAGKVEETPKKCKDIIKTAKTLLTDQKFMTFGEDPKEEVMTLERILLQTIKFDLQVEHPYSYLLKYAKCLRGDRNKLQKMVQMAWTFVNDSLCTTLSLQWEPEIIAVALMYLAGKLSKFEVVDWNGRQPKHLRWWDMFVEDVTMDLLEDICHQVLDLYSQANNTKPPDSPPMTPSNEPCRDRAIVPPPTDSASTTPNGKSAKVEVPAVSANGCPTTDATETMKPMDVPPHFPTYPANFAPNNTNYPPAFPPANVSIPPPPVNAMNHIVPPMHHIGSSGPIRPAPPAPTTTQPPFQPYPYPTNASYFPPSNPVPQTPTPRTYYPPQP; encoded by the exons ATGCCATGCTGGTATTACGAGAAGAAGGAGCTAAGAAATACTCCGTCTATTCAAGATGGAATCGATTATGAGACTGAATGTAGATATCGAAAAGAGGGAGCAAGATTTATCATCGACACTGGAACAAAAATGGACTTGGGTTATAATACTATGGCCACTGGTGTTGTTTATTTTCATCGATTTTATATGTTTCATTCGTTCAAGAACTTTCCAAGATAT GTGACTGCTTGCTGCTGCTTATTTCTTGCTGGGAAAGTAGAAGAAACACCAAAAAAGTGTAAAGATATCATAAAGACTGCTAAAACTTTGTTGACAGACCAAAAATTCATGACATTTGGAGAAGATCCTAAA GAAGAAGTCATGACATTGGAAAGGATTTTATTACAAACCATTAAATTTGACCTCCAAGTTGAACATCCATATAGCTACTTATTGAAATATGCCAAATGCCTTAGAG GTGACAGAAATAAGTTACAAAAAATGGTCCAAATGGCTTGGACGTTTGTAAACGATAG TTTATGTACCACATTGTCTTTGCAATGGGAACCAGAAATAATAGCTGTAGCCCTCATGTATTTAGCGGGAAAGCTCAGTAAGTTTGAAGTTGTAGATTGGAATGGAAGGCAACCGAAACATTTACGATGGTGGGACATGTTTGTTGAAGATGTTACTATGGATCTTTTAGAAG ATATATGCCATCAAGTATTAGATTTGTATTCACAAGCCAATAACACGAAGCCACCAGATTCACCACCAATGACACCATCTAATGAACCATGTAGAGATAGAGCTATAGTGCCACCTCCTACTGATTCAGCATCTACTACTCCAAATG GGAAGTCTGCTAAAGTTGAAGTACCTGCAGTCTCCGCGAACGGATGTCCAACAACAGATGCTACGGAAACAATGAAACCAATGGACGTTCCGCCGCATTTTCCAACGTATCCAGCTAATTTTGCGCCGAATAATACAAACTATCCGCCAGCGTTTCCTCCAGCAAATGTTTCAATACCTCCACCCCCTGTGAACGCTATGAATCATATTGTTCCTCCTATGCACCATATTGGATCATCTGGTCCCATTAGGCCTGCACCACCAGCTCCTACTACAACGCAACCACCGTTCCAACCCTATCCTTATCCTACAAATGCATCATATTTCCCTCCTAGTAATCCTGTACCACAAACGCCTACACCGCGAACATACTATCCCCCACAGCCTTAA
- the LOC117219278 gene encoding heat shock factor 2-binding protein — MKTDAYVDETNVKDEESFLISVKDTLTTVQNSVHNFIKDVPRALFDSGLDFDIEKLTISDSENIELRSLPQPLTEQTVKQNEEKTEIINLELECERLRTQLHQQLEANKIIQREIEYMKEQLFNQSAYCTSLGAVLGNLTWRASRFPEIVDVWLSAFQHKIGELLSITDGSFEAFMKTYRTAFPPTSNDEYQFIISLLGIVTNISASPEGREFLITNSNGKDFIKKIVTLMPTLPISQGTHSIKRLMLMTLYNVSMNETGLLHLFDSRIGDALNYYLRNDSLPDEVQLLCLRVLHSITYDLTDPKYIQDLITSLSIDKIEDIAAASKNEMSSFAKQVIKNLRNSQKYLSQN, encoded by the exons ATGAAGACAGACGCgtatgtagacgaaacaaatgtaAAAGACGAGGAATCATTTTTG ATATCTGTAAAGGACACATTGACCACCGTGCAAAACAGCGTTCACAATTTCATAAAAGATGTTCCTCGAGCACTGTTCGATTCGGGGTTAGATTTCGATATAGAAAAGTTAACTATATCGGACAGTGAAAATATAGAGCTTCGTTCTTTGCCGCAACCGTTAACTGAACAAACGGTCAAACAAAATG AGGAGAAGACTGAAATTATAAATTTGGAACTCGAATGCGAACGACTGCGTACCCAATTGCATCAGCAACTAGAagcgaacaaaataatacaGAGGGAAATCGAGTACATGAAAGAACAA ttgttcaACCAGAGTGCTTATTGTACAAGTTTGGGGGCGGTTTTGGGTAATCTAACGTGGAGAGCGTCCAGGTTCCCTGAGATCGTTGATGTCTGGCTTTCCGCG TTTCAGCACAAAATTGGCGAACTGTTATCCATAACGGATGGAAGTTTCGAGGCATTTATGAAAACTTATCGGACTGCATTTCCCCCGACCAGCAACGACGAATACCAATTTATAATCTCTTTATTGGGCATCGTGACTAATATATCCGCGAGTCCCGAAGGGCGCGAATTTCTTATCACTAACTCAAACGGCAAAGATTTTATCAAGAAGATAGTGACTCTTATGCCGACCCTGCCAATTTCACAGGGCACCCATTCCATTAAAAG ATTGATGCTGATGACGTTGTACAACGTTAGTATGAATGAAACCGGTTTGTTGCATCTGTTCGATTCTCGGATAGGGGACGCGTTGAACTATTACTTGAGGAACGATTCTCTACCGGACGAGGTACAGTTGCTCTGTCTGCGTGTGCTGCACTCTATCACCTATGATCTAACCGATCCAAAATACATACAAGACTTGATTACAAGTCTGTCAATCGACAAAATAGAAGATATTGCTGCTGCGAGCAAGAACGAAATGAGCAGCTTCGCGAAGCAAGTTATAAAGAACTTACGGAACTCGCAGAAATACCTAAGCCAAAATTAA
- the LBR gene encoding lamin B receptor isoform X1, whose protein sequence is MKFSEGDSVLAKYPSTTEYRKGKILSARGDQYKVQFEAGAEYTIHSTDIKSTRRARSTVRSSSRGRKPRATSGMRSPSKRSPGRSPRKRSPGRSPSTRATSTRGKFARISLPRIEVPTETSSVKNIVSSKSTNDDEHSVESLPLQSRLRGLGVVTRRSSRLQLTTTKPESDYKMEMLTRSINRAVSLPIERKLQLHDFNIESKERGLSVQRDQDLLKAMHYEKEAVQDFPVIEKRKIEINMVSEPQEWGGRFGSFILIILTPLLIILPQLMCTQKNCKFGYPKLPEDVNSYINLKAFGTYLGFFLFVALASICPIGKKVDGLENRSGRLQYRLNGFLSAILSLLIFIVCIYKELGVTDLIIDNYIQFSISGWLLGVILSVLLFIKGGKAPIASLNIHGSTNSRIYNFWQGREINPRIGPLDVKMTIFRTAMIATMLINLTIVIKSIEEAQSYSLEYLRISVLLIASLQIIYTMDALFFESTILSSFEIMHEGTGYMLSTGYMLFPFLPTITTKFALYNKTRFSYLLGFPVFFFIIGYLLYRFSNSQKHEFRRNPLSPAVAHLDTISTIRGKKLLVSGLWGHVRHPNYLGDIIMWWSISCITLACDILPHYYAIMCTGLLVHRAIRDNERCKVRYGLAWEQYMSRVKYMILYRIF, encoded by the exons ATGAAGTTTTCTGAAGGGGATTCAGTGCTTGCCAAATATCCATCCACAACAGAATATCGGAAAGGCAAAATATTAAGTGCCAGAGGAGATCAGTATAAGGTGCAATTTGAAGCTGGAGCAGAATACACTATTCACTCAACTGATATAAAG TCAACTAGACGAGCACGAAGTACAGTACGATCCAGCAGCAGGGGAAGAAAGCCTCGAGCTACTTCAGGTATGAGATCTCCAAGTAAACGGTCACCTGGCAGATCTCCAAGGAAACGTTCTCCTGGAAGATCTCCATCTACTAGAGCAACTTCAACAAGGGGCAAGTTTGCACGTATCTCTTTGCCACGAATAGAAGTACCTACTG AGACAAGCAGTGTTAAGAATATAGTTAGTTCAAAAAGTACAAATGATGATGAGCACTCTGTTGAGTCGTTACCTCTCCAGTCCCGATTGAGAGGGCTGGGGGTAGTTACCCGTAGATCATCAAGATTACAATTAACTACTACAAAACCTGAATCTGACTACAAAATGGAAATGTTGACAAGAAGTATTAATAGAGCTGTGTCACTTCCGATAGAAAGGAAACTTCAGTTACATGATTTTAATATAGAGAGCAAGGAGAGAGGTCTCTCGGTACAAAGGGATCAA GATCTTTTGAAGGCTATGCATTATGAAAAGGAAGCAGTACAAGATTTTCCAGTAATAGAAAAacggaaaatagaaataaatatggTCAGTGAACCTCAAGAATGGGGAGGACGCTTCGGATCATTTATTCTCATAATTTTGACGCCATTGCTTATAATATTACCGCAACTAATGTGCACCcagaaaaattgcaaatttggCTACCCCAAATTACCGGAAGATGTAAATTCGTATATAAACTTGAAGGCTTTTGGAACATACTTGGGATTTTTCTTGTTTGTGGCATTGGCTTCAATCTGCCCAATCGGAAAGAAGGTTGATGGTCTCGAGAACAGAAGTGGAAGACTACAATACCGTTTAAAtg GATTTTTATCAGCTATTTTATCATTACTTATATTTATCGTATGTATATATAAAGAACTGGGAGTTACCGATCTCATTATAGATAATTACATACAATTTTCAATCAGTGGGTGGCTTCTTGGAGTAATCTTGTCGGTATTATTGTTTATCAAGGGAGGTAAAGCTCCTATCGCGAGCCTCAACATACATGGTTCTACCAACAGTCGAATTTATAATTTTTGGCAGGGAAGAGAGATAAATCCACGAATTGGTCCCCTGGACGTTAAAATGACCATTTTCCGTACAGCCATGATAGCTAcg ATGCTTATAAATTTAACCATTGTGATCAAATCAATTGAAGAGGCACAGAGTTATTCTCTAGAGTACCTTCGCATTAGTGTTCTATTGATTGCGTCATTacaaataatttataccatggaCGCGTTATTCTTCGAGTCTACAATTTTGTCGTCTTTCGAAATAATGCACGAAGGGACTGGCTACATGTTAAGTACTGGCTACATGTTATTTCCATTTTTACCAACCATTACAACAAAATTCGCTTTGTACAATAA GACAAGGTTCAGTTATTTGCTCGGCTTCCCTGTATTTTTCTTCATAATTGGATACTTGCTCTATAGGTTCAGTAACTCGCAGAAACACGAATTCAGAAGGAATCCTCTATCACCTGCTGTAGCAC ACCTGGATACTATTTCAACCATACGCGGCAAGAAGCTTCTAGTGTCTGGCTTATGGGGCCATGTAAGACATCCGAATTATTTAGGTGATATAATAATGTGGTGGTCGATATCATGTATAACTTTAGCATGTGATATTTTGCCTCATTATTATGCGATCATGTGCACAGGATTGTTAGTCCACCGAGCAATAAGAGATAATGAACGCTGCAAAGTGCGCTATGGATTAGCTTGGGAACAGTATATGTCGCGTGTAAAGTACATGATTTTATATCGTATATTTTAG
- the PSMG1 gene encoding proteasome assembly chaperone 1, whose protein sequence is MVSFFGEVVFPVSRAFWDEEDENESNEIAINEPEFSVRWLQEKPAQIDTLIIVEGEMLIDFSRECLCQSTEEACLVEDKNKTKICIIYQVNNGIYLCDVSPRFDVKFSGKLVDKMSEIFLNTKSTISITSRHISHFKCKDRPVVPAFLRMLVSKNGQSVCSLKEPLLEQPNIIFGVTAGVLSYAEFMDLPSVLYILYTDNFVLDSVSAEPLIKLFTTMDCTINDVSFAGKGFFNKGNLYM, encoded by the exons atggtgAGTTTTTTTGGTGAAGTGGTGTTTCCAGTTTCTCGAGCGTTTTGGGACGAAGAAGATGAAAATGAATCAAATGAAATTGCGATTAATGAACC CGAATTTTCTGTTCGATGGTTGCAAGAAAAACCGGCTCAAATTGACACATTAATTATTGTTGAAGGAGAAATGTTAATTG ATTTTTCTAGAGAATGTTTGTGTCAAAGTACAGAAGAAGCATGCCTTGTGGAAGATAAGAACAAAACAAAAATCTGCATAATTTATCAAGTTAATAATGGAATATATTTATGTGATGTGTCGCCACGATTTGATGTGAAATTCTCCGGCAAATTGGTCGATAAG ATGTCTGAAATTTTTTTAAACACAAAAAGCACTATTAGTATAACGTCTCGTCACATTTCACACTTTAAATGTAAAGACAGACCAGTTGTACCCGCCTTTTTGAGAATGTTAGTTTCAAAGAATGGGCAGAGTGTTTGTAGTTTGAAAGAGCCTCTTTTGGAGCAACCAAACATTATATTCGGAGTTACAGCAGGAG TTTTATCATACGCAGAATTTATGGACCTACCGTcagttttgtatattttatatacagaCAATTTTGTGTTAGACTCAGTGTCGGCAGAGCctcttataaaattatttacaacTATGGATTGTACAATCAACGATGTTTCATTTGCTGGAAAGGGCTTCTTTAATAAAGGAAATCTCTATATGTAA
- the LBR gene encoding lamin B receptor isoform X2, with protein MKFSEGDSVLAKYPSTTEYRKGKILSARGDQYKVQFEAGAEYTIHSTDIKSTRRARSTVRSSSRGRKPRATSGMRSPSKRSPGRSPRKRSPGRSPSTRATSTRETSSVKNIVSSKSTNDDEHSVESLPLQSRLRGLGVVTRRSSRLQLTTTKPESDYKMEMLTRSINRAVSLPIERKLQLHDFNIESKERGLSVQRDQDLLKAMHYEKEAVQDFPVIEKRKIEINMVSEPQEWGGRFGSFILIILTPLLIILPQLMCTQKNCKFGYPKLPEDVNSYINLKAFGTYLGFFLFVALASICPIGKKVDGLENRSGRLQYRLNGFLSAILSLLIFIVCIYKELGVTDLIIDNYIQFSISGWLLGVILSVLLFIKGGKAPIASLNIHGSTNSRIYNFWQGREINPRIGPLDVKMTIFRTAMIATMLINLTIVIKSIEEAQSYSLEYLRISVLLIASLQIIYTMDALFFESTILSSFEIMHEGTGYMLSTGYMLFPFLPTITTKFALYNKTRFSYLLGFPVFFFIIGYLLYRFSNSQKHEFRRNPLSPAVAHLDTISTIRGKKLLVSGLWGHVRHPNYLGDIIMWWSISCITLACDILPHYYAIMCTGLLVHRAIRDNERCKVRYGLAWEQYMSRVKYMILYRIF; from the exons ATGAAGTTTTCTGAAGGGGATTCAGTGCTTGCCAAATATCCATCCACAACAGAATATCGGAAAGGCAAAATATTAAGTGCCAGAGGAGATCAGTATAAGGTGCAATTTGAAGCTGGAGCAGAATACACTATTCACTCAACTGATATAAAG TCAACTAGACGAGCACGAAGTACAGTACGATCCAGCAGCAGGGGAAGAAAGCCTCGAGCTACTTCAGGTATGAGATCTCCAAGTAAACGGTCACCTGGCAGATCTCCAAGGAAACGTTCTCCTGGAAGATCTCCATCTACTAGAGCAACTTCAACAAGGG AGACAAGCAGTGTTAAGAATATAGTTAGTTCAAAAAGTACAAATGATGATGAGCACTCTGTTGAGTCGTTACCTCTCCAGTCCCGATTGAGAGGGCTGGGGGTAGTTACCCGTAGATCATCAAGATTACAATTAACTACTACAAAACCTGAATCTGACTACAAAATGGAAATGTTGACAAGAAGTATTAATAGAGCTGTGTCACTTCCGATAGAAAGGAAACTTCAGTTACATGATTTTAATATAGAGAGCAAGGAGAGAGGTCTCTCGGTACAAAGGGATCAA GATCTTTTGAAGGCTATGCATTATGAAAAGGAAGCAGTACAAGATTTTCCAGTAATAGAAAAacggaaaatagaaataaatatggTCAGTGAACCTCAAGAATGGGGAGGACGCTTCGGATCATTTATTCTCATAATTTTGACGCCATTGCTTATAATATTACCGCAACTAATGTGCACCcagaaaaattgcaaatttggCTACCCCAAATTACCGGAAGATGTAAATTCGTATATAAACTTGAAGGCTTTTGGAACATACTTGGGATTTTTCTTGTTTGTGGCATTGGCTTCAATCTGCCCAATCGGAAAGAAGGTTGATGGTCTCGAGAACAGAAGTGGAAGACTACAATACCGTTTAAAtg GATTTTTATCAGCTATTTTATCATTACTTATATTTATCGTATGTATATATAAAGAACTGGGAGTTACCGATCTCATTATAGATAATTACATACAATTTTCAATCAGTGGGTGGCTTCTTGGAGTAATCTTGTCGGTATTATTGTTTATCAAGGGAGGTAAAGCTCCTATCGCGAGCCTCAACATACATGGTTCTACCAACAGTCGAATTTATAATTTTTGGCAGGGAAGAGAGATAAATCCACGAATTGGTCCCCTGGACGTTAAAATGACCATTTTCCGTACAGCCATGATAGCTAcg ATGCTTATAAATTTAACCATTGTGATCAAATCAATTGAAGAGGCACAGAGTTATTCTCTAGAGTACCTTCGCATTAGTGTTCTATTGATTGCGTCATTacaaataatttataccatggaCGCGTTATTCTTCGAGTCTACAATTTTGTCGTCTTTCGAAATAATGCACGAAGGGACTGGCTACATGTTAAGTACTGGCTACATGTTATTTCCATTTTTACCAACCATTACAACAAAATTCGCTTTGTACAATAA GACAAGGTTCAGTTATTTGCTCGGCTTCCCTGTATTTTTCTTCATAATTGGATACTTGCTCTATAGGTTCAGTAACTCGCAGAAACACGAATTCAGAAGGAATCCTCTATCACCTGCTGTAGCAC ACCTGGATACTATTTCAACCATACGCGGCAAGAAGCTTCTAGTGTCTGGCTTATGGGGCCATGTAAGACATCCGAATTATTTAGGTGATATAATAATGTGGTGGTCGATATCATGTATAACTTTAGCATGTGATATTTTGCCTCATTATTATGCGATCATGTGCACAGGATTGTTAGTCCACCGAGCAATAAGAGATAATGAACGCTGCAAAGTGCGCTATGGATTAGCTTGGGAACAGTATATGTCGCGTGTAAAGTACATGATTTTATATCGTATATTTTAG
- the LOC117219241 gene encoding uncharacterized protein LOC117219241, producing the protein MPSVEASRVCCVCKKVFCCIQCRERHQKKKHSEEELKCPLCTIQKFPLQTLEDKSLLCHIAAAHMPLHCTLCGELFKQSKDLESFGTCKWWKSRHRHNLVSGQKSELRTPPLIDGKENEYNGNFASLTSPPELYRNTSTPMVIGQKIKLDLKTPIVPDFSLKTPKTNSPSLKSQIHSDFRDSTASNYASFPSSGSHKETPFRSVSRSNTDSVLPKSNSRKLGVMKEQEEHNSNVHSSVNHAVEDMELTGVEGETVNNFQGRRSDSSKKVRFSDQYESTSEFSTRSNVNVTENEEYFEACDTISDSRMQVCEENAKNIQKENCSPNRGSASVNKSPGSTRVVVMMVVENSSIYSTSDLINTGLKKLECITSKQCDSGHSSPGCSCTTGTVDTYYNITSQESYSTSNRTIEVIRSDSTSSNSSGDSASSAGLFYTVANAVKSVVNSISAMTMSRNIERGQVSPSKSDASVPVSQFLTAFTQRPGKRSRDILDSSPQRQMRLGFSQFEPTSPLRKRHRGKIKARDPMPRMLSPRGVSSETQVFRQGSLSVGDTILPLPSRAHQSSQTD; encoded by the exons ATGCCGTCAGTTGAG GCAAGCCGGGTTTGTTGCGTGTGTAAGAAGGTGTTCTGTTGCATCCAATGTCGAGAACGACATCAGAAGAAAAAACATTCAGAGGAGGAGTTGAAATGTCCGCTGTGCACGATCCAGAAATTTCCATTACAGACGCTCGAAGATAAATCGCTGCTTTGTCATATAGCGGCCGCTCATATGCCACTGCATTGCACTCTTTGCGGGGAATTATTCAAGCAGAGCAAAGACCTGGAGTCGTTTG GCACCTGCAAGTGGTGGAAGTCTCGACATCGGCACAATCTGGTTTCGGGCCAAAAGTCCGAGCTGAGAACGCCGCCGTTGATCGATGGAAAGGAAAACGAGTACAACGGGAACTTCGCGTCCTTGACCTCACCTCCGGAGTTGTACAGGAATACTAGCACCCCCATGGTGATCGGACAGAAGATCAAGCTGGATTTAAAGACCCCGATAGTTCCAGATTTCTCCTTGAAAACACCGAAGACGAACTCCCCGTCGTTGAAGAGTCAGATTCACAGCGACTTCCGGGACAGTACCGCCAGCAACTACGCGAGCTTTCCGTCTTCAGGTTCGCACAAGGAAACGCCTTTCCGATCAGTGAGTCGTAGCAACACGGACTCTGTGCTTCCTAAAAGCAACTCCAGAAAGCTGGGCGTCATGAAGGAACAGGAAGAACACAATTCGAACGTGCATTCCAGCGTGAATCATGCGGTCGAGGACATGGAGCTGACCGGTGTCGAAGGCGAGACGGTGAATAACTTCCAGGGGAGGCGATCGGATTCTTCGAAGAAAGTACGATTCTCGGATCAGTACGAGTCTACCTCGGAGTTTAGTACCCGCAGTAACGTTAACGTTACCGAAAACGAAGAGTACTTCGAGGCCTGCGATACCATATCCGACTCGCGGATGCAGGTTTGCGAAGAGAACGCGAAGAATATACAGAAAGAAAATTGCAGTCCGAACAGAGGCAGCGCGAGTGTTAATAAATCCCCTGGTTCGACGAGGGTGGTGGTGATGATGGTCGTGGAGAACAGTTCCATCTATTCCACCAGCGATCTTATAAACACTGGCTTGAAGAAACTGGAATGCATCACTTCCAAACAGTGCGACAGCGGCCATAGTTCTCCTGGTTGCAGTTGTACAACGGGCACCGTCGATACGTATTACAACATTACGAGCCAGGAGTCTTATTCGACGTCAAACAGAACGATCGAAGTCATCAGGAGTGATTCTACTTCGTCGAATAGCAGCGGCGACAGTGCGAGCTCCGCGGGACTTTTTTATACGGTAGCTAACGCAGTGAAGTCTGTCGTGAACAGTATCTCTG CTATGACGATGTCCCGGAATATTGAAAGGGGACAAGTGTCTCCCTCGAAATCAGACGCGTCCGTTCCAGTGTCGCAGTTTCTTACCGCGTTCACACAGAGACCTGGAAAACGTTCCAGAGACATTCTAGATAGCTCACCGCAGAGGCAAATGCGTTTAGGATTCTCACAATTCGAGCCTACGAGTCCGCTTCGAAAGCGACATCGTGGGAAGATCAAGGCTCGGGACCCGATGCCCAGGATGCTGTCTCCTAGAGGAGTGTCTTCGGAGACACAAGTTTTTCGTCAGGGTTCATTATCCGTTGGCGACACGATTCTACCCCTACCTTCAAGGGCGCACCAATCTTCGCAAACTGATTGA